The proteins below are encoded in one region of Desulfonatronum thioautotrophicum:
- a CDS encoding class I SAM-dependent methyltransferase produces MDTTAFLSSLGQVFSVQELTRPTDFRCDPLPAIQGKTAPKIQRLLQLAVRCLPQEECYFEVGTFQGKTLLSAALFNEDKYLVACDDFSEFQDDPSQAMATLQENIRRSCPPHQQIDFHMADFRRVLSEGRLSRPIGCYFNDGAHDYRSQFEGLTHVEEHLAHEALVLVDDWRFAADSHSHARQATLDVLARSKRRWEVVYELPARFNGDMAMWWNGLGVLRTWARG; encoded by the coding sequence ATGGACACAACAGCATTTCTCTCTTCGCTGGGGCAGGTCTTTTCCGTCCAGGAATTGACCCGGCCCACGGATTTCCGGTGTGACCCGCTCCCAGCCATTCAGGGGAAAACCGCACCTAAAATCCAGCGATTGCTCCAGCTTGCCGTGCGCTGCCTGCCACAGGAGGAATGTTATTTCGAGGTGGGAACGTTCCAGGGCAAGACGCTGCTTTCCGCTGCTCTGTTCAATGAAGACAAGTACTTGGTGGCCTGCGACGATTTCTCGGAATTCCAGGATGATCCAAGTCAGGCCATGGCCACCCTTCAGGAGAACATTCGTCGCTCCTGCCCGCCGCACCAGCAGATTGACTTTCACATGGCCGATTTCCGCCGCGTACTGAGCGAAGGTCGCCTTTCCAGGCCCATCGGCTGCTATTTCAACGACGGGGCGCACGACTACCGCAGCCAGTTTGAAGGCCTGACCCACGTGGAGGAACACCTGGCGCATGAGGCACTGGTTCTCGTGGACGACTGGCGGTTTGCTGCGGACTCCCATTCACATGCGCGGCAGGCAACCTTGGACGTCCTCGCCCGGTCCAAACGTCGGTGGGAAGTGGTCTACGAACTTCCGGCCCGTTTTAATGGAGACATGGCCATGTGGTGGAACGGCCTGGGGGTTTTGCGAACCTGGGCGAGGGGGTGA
- a CDS encoding ribonucleoside triphosphate reductase has translation MLTHICKRDGRTETWAVDRIAAAILKALKACGIQDALLAARLANKVEQRLFEAGLTVPDQEQVQDQVEAVLMQSRLFDVAKRYILYREKRRQIREQTAAFLDITDTIDAYMNKSDWRVAENANMAHSFQGLMLHLSGTVQARYALEKYPQEVRQAHEHGYVHIHDLSFGLAGYCAGWSLRDLLLEGFNLEGRSSSGPARHFDSALGQMVNFLGTLQNEWAGAQAFNNVDTYLAPFVRHDGLDYHQVRQAIQKFVFNLNTTSRWGGQSPFTNLSFDLAPPKHLASEAVIIGGCLHDSQTYAEFGPEMEMINRAFLEVMLQGDYHGRIFSFPIPTYNVTEDFPWETAVGELLLQLTAKYGVPYFQNFINSDFKPEDVRSMCCRLQMDLRELRKKVGGLFGAGDLTGSIGVVTLNLPKLAYLAHDEGDFLDLVTEYAELARDSLEFKRKLINDNLERGMFPFTRRYLKNAYRGHFSTIGVVGGHEACQNLLGKGIETSAGIRLMRTTLLHLQDLTRRFQEETGNLYNLEATPAEGVSYRLAKLDKSLYAGIKASGNGVPFYTNSTALPVDLGLDIFSALEHQDQLQTLYTGGTVFHTFLGEAVADPQALRAFLVKAMSRTKLPYISITPTFSVCKDHGYLRGEHPECPECGNPAEIYTRVVGYYRPVQRWNQGKQAEYAHRQVFGGLAEAIPPAD, from the coding sequence ATGCTGACCCACATTTGCAAACGTGATGGACGCACCGAAACCTGGGCTGTGGACCGGATCGCCGCAGCCATCCTCAAAGCCCTGAAGGCTTGTGGAATCCAGGATGCCTTGCTGGCCGCCCGCCTGGCCAACAAGGTGGAGCAGCGTCTTTTCGAAGCCGGCCTGACCGTTCCAGACCAGGAACAGGTTCAAGACCAGGTGGAGGCCGTCCTGATGCAGTCTCGCCTTTTTGACGTGGCCAAACGTTACATCCTCTACCGGGAAAAACGCCGGCAAATTCGGGAACAAACCGCTGCCTTCCTGGACATCACGGACACCATCGACGCCTACATGAACAAGTCGGACTGGCGGGTGGCCGAGAATGCGAACATGGCCCACTCCTTTCAAGGCTTGATGCTGCACCTTTCCGGCACTGTTCAGGCCCGGTACGCTTTGGAAAAGTATCCTCAGGAAGTGCGCCAGGCACATGAACACGGTTATGTACATATCCATGACCTGTCCTTCGGCCTGGCCGGGTACTGCGCCGGCTGGAGCCTGCGGGATCTGCTCCTGGAGGGATTCAACCTGGAAGGTCGATCCTCATCCGGTCCGGCCAGGCACTTCGACTCCGCCTTGGGACAGATGGTCAACTTCCTGGGGACCCTGCAAAACGAATGGGCTGGCGCCCAGGCATTCAACAACGTGGACACCTACCTTGCACCATTTGTCCGCCACGATGGCCTCGACTACCACCAGGTTCGCCAAGCCATCCAGAAGTTCGTCTTCAACTTGAACACCACCTCCCGCTGGGGCGGACAGAGTCCGTTCACCAATCTGAGTTTCGACTTGGCCCCACCAAAACATCTGGCCTCTGAAGCGGTAATCATCGGCGGTTGTCTTCACGACAGCCAGACCTACGCCGAATTCGGCCCGGAAATGGAAATGATCAATCGGGCCTTTCTGGAGGTTATGCTGCAGGGTGATTACCATGGGCGGATATTCTCCTTTCCTATCCCCACCTATAACGTGACCGAAGATTTTCCATGGGAAACCGCAGTGGGCGAATTGCTGCTCCAACTCACAGCCAAGTATGGGGTTCCGTATTTCCAAAACTTCATTAATTCCGACTTCAAGCCCGAGGATGTGCGTTCCATGTGCTGCCGTTTGCAGATGGATTTGCGCGAGTTGCGCAAAAAAGTCGGGGGATTGTTTGGGGCTGGTGACCTGACCGGTTCCATCGGCGTGGTCACCCTGAACCTGCCCAAGCTGGCCTATCTGGCCCATGATGAAGGGGATTTTCTTGATCTGGTCACGGAATACGCTGAATTGGCCCGTGACAGTCTGGAGTTCAAGCGCAAGCTGATCAACGACAACCTGGAACGAGGCATGTTTCCCTTCACCCGGCGCTACCTGAAAAACGCCTATCGGGGACACTTCTCCACCATCGGTGTGGTTGGGGGACATGAGGCCTGCCAGAATCTGCTGGGCAAGGGGATCGAGACTTCAGCCGGCATCCGACTGATGCGCACCACCCTGCTCCACCTCCAGGATCTGACCAGGCGTTTTCAGGAAGAGACCGGCAACCTCTACAATCTGGAAGCCACTCCGGCCGAGGGCGTCAGCTACCGTTTGGCCAAGCTGGACAAATCACTGTATGCCGGAATCAAGGCCTCGGGGAATGGAGTACCCTTCTATACCAACTCCACGGCGCTCCCCGTGGACCTGGGGCTGGACATCTTCTCCGCGCTGGAGCACCAGGATCAACTGCAGACCTTGTATACCGGCGGAACGGTCTTTCATACCTTTCTCGGAGAGGCCGTGGCCGACCCCCAGGCCCTGCGCGCCTTTCTGGTCAAGGCCATGAGTCGGACCAAACTGCCGTACATCTCCATCACCCCGACCTTTTCCGTGTGCAAGGATCATGGCTATCTTCGAGGTGAACACCCAGAGTGCCCGGAATGTGGCAATCCCGCGGAAATCTATACGCGGGTCGTGGGTTACTACCGACCGGTCCAGCGCTGGAATCAGGGGAAGCAGGCCGAGTATGCTCACCGCCAGGTTTTTGGTGGATTGGCCGAAGCCATCCCACCCGCGGATTGA
- a CDS encoding anaerobic ribonucleoside-triphosphate reductase activating protein: MCNAPSPWSRLRGLEPMSLCDWPGRVCAVLFLGGCDLRCPTCHNFHLAWYSQDDPCLSRIHILEILARNAPWLDGLVVTGGEAALSADLPEWLAELHARLSLPIKLDTNGMHPAVLERCLALRTVNLVAVDIKGPWDKYPLLTGNRVSAHQARASLHQTFKLAEHYPDRFLFRTTLVPSLSPEDIQAMSMLPPSGHTLHTQPYRPFQGRHHKEKAC; encoded by the coding sequence ATGTGCAACGCTCCATCTCCCTGGTCCAGGTTGCGAGGCCTGGAACCGATGAGTTTGTGTGATTGGCCGGGTCGTGTCTGTGCCGTCCTGTTTCTTGGCGGTTGCGATCTGCGCTGCCCCACCTGCCATAATTTTCATCTCGCGTGGTATTCCCAGGATGATCCCTGCCTTTCCAGGATTCACATCCTGGAGATTCTTGCCCGCAACGCCCCCTGGCTGGACGGACTTGTGGTCACCGGCGGTGAAGCGGCCTTGTCCGCGGATCTTCCAGAATGGCTGGCGGAGTTGCACGCCCGGTTGTCACTGCCCATCAAGCTGGACACCAACGGCATGCACCCGGCGGTCCTGGAGCGCTGCCTCGCCCTTCGGACCGTGAATTTGGTGGCCGTGGACATCAAAGGGCCGTGGGACAAATATCCTCTATTGACCGGCAACCGGGTTTCCGCCCATCAAGCCAGGGCCTCCCTACACCAAACCTTCAAACTGGCCGAACACTATCCGGACCGGTTCTTGTTCCGCACAACACTGGTCCCTTCGTTATCTCCGGAAGACATTCAGGCAATGTCCATGCTGCCCCCCTCCGGCCATACCCTGCACACCCAGCCCTATCGCCCTTTTCAGGGGCGCCACCACAAGGAGAAAGCATGCTGA
- a CDS encoding cupin domain-containing protein: MTEEHVDCLAWGAELRIERIVSMGHTSPEGFWYEQKLDEWVVLLQGEATIGFADERTQDLNAGDWLFLPAGLRHRVDRTSISPPCIWLAVHGRSMQIG; this comes from the coding sequence ATGACCGAGGAGCATGTTGATTGTCTGGCATGGGGAGCAGAGCTGCGCATTGAGCGGATCGTCTCCATGGGGCATACTTCTCCAGAAGGATTTTGGTACGAACAGAAGCTGGACGAATGGGTTGTTCTTTTGCAAGGTGAAGCAACAATCGGCTTTGCCGATGAGCGGACCCAGGACCTCAATGCTGGGGACTGGCTTTTTCTACCCGCCGGCCTGCGCCATCGGGTCGATCGCACCAGTATTAGCCCGCCATGCATCTGGCTGGCCGTGCATGGTCGGAGCATGCAAATCGGCTGA